A single genomic interval of Astyanax mexicanus isolate ESR-SI-001 chromosome 4, AstMex3_surface, whole genome shotgun sequence harbors:
- the gpr55a gene encoding G-protein coupled receptor 55a isoform X1, with amino-acid sequence MQDVDTSSPHCLTACSVCVCVCVCVCVCTCEMSGGGEWVRWLQLSVYVPVLVAGVPLNLATLWKLRSVRRWRESTVYLLNLVISDTLLLFSLPFKIHAYERNWELGRTFCSLLESLVYVNVYGSILLCVCIAADRYVALRFAFAARHLRSPLKASLVCLLIWVLVFSCSYPVYELHHSNATSGNSNGTSDHCFQNFSNVTWNKWKIVVAMETVFCSSALAMVFFSVQVVRVLRELRRRNPGDPKLRNNKSVKIVLSNMLVFLVCFIPYHIAALLYFSYKKGAWQGAGPSLRNFVHSSLCLSSVNCLADGACYYFILKENLHTAKLERRATIHTVHTHGDLGHSFTHRLPGQMPEEDGGVQREKNESKRLHSEEQTMMNFRSLWSKKRSYSFT; translated from the exons ATG CAGGATGTGGACACGAGCAGCCCACACTGCCTGActgcctgcagtgtgtgtgtgtgtgtgtgtgtgtgtgtgtgtgtgtgcacgtgcgaGATGTCTGGCGGTGGTGAATGGGTACGGTGGCTGCAGCTGTCGGTGTACGTGCCGGTTCTGGTGGCAGGTGTTCCGCTGAACCTGGCGACGCTGTGGAAGCTGCGGAGCGTCCGGCGCTGGCGCGAGTCGACCGTCTACCTGCTGAACCTGGTGATCAGCGACACGCTGCTGCTGTTCTCTCTGCCCTTCAAGATCCACGCCTACGAGCGGAACTGGGAACTCGGACGCACCTTCTGCTCGCTGCTGGAGAGCCTGGTGTACGTTAACGTGTACGGTAGCATCCTGCTGTGCGTGTGCATCGCTGCCGACCGATACGTCGCCCTGAGGTTTGCGTTTGCGGCGCGGCACCTTCGCTCGCCGCTGAAGGCCTCCCTGGTCTGCCTGTTGATCTGGGTGCTGGTGTTCTCCTGCAGCTATCCGGTTTATGAACTGCACCACAGCAACGCCACGTCCGGCAATTCCAACGGGACATCCGACCACTGCTTTCAGAATTTCTCCAATGTCACCTGGAATAAGTGGAAAATTGTGGTCGCCATGGAGACGGTGTTCTGCAGCAGCGCATTGGCCATGGTGTTCTTCTCTGTGCAGGTGGTCAGGGTACTGCGGGAGCTCCGCAGGAGAAACCCGGGCGACCCCAAGCTGCGCAACAACAAAAGTGTGAAGATCGTCCTCAGCAACATGCTGGTGTTCCTAGTGTGCTTCATCCCCTACCACATCGCAGCACTGTTGTACTTCTCCTATAAAAAAGGGGCGtggcagggggcggggccaagtCTTCGCAATTTTGTGCACAGTAGTCTGTGCCTGAGCAGCGTGAACTGTCTTGCCGACGGTGCGTGCTACTACTTCATCCTAAAGGAGAACCTGCACACCGCGAAGCTGGAGCGCCGCGCCACCATACACACCGTACACACTCACGGTGACCTGGGGCACTCCTTCACACACAGACTCCCCGGACAGATGCCGGAGGAGGACGGCGGCGTTCAGAGGGAAAAGAACGAATCTAAACGTCTCCATAGCGAAGAACAAACGATGATGAACTTTAGAAGCCTTTGGTCTAAGAAGAGAAGCTATAGCTTTACATGA
- the gpr55a gene encoding G-protein coupled receptor 55a isoform X2: MDVDTSSPHCLTACSVCVCVCVCVCVCTCEMSGGGEWVRWLQLSVYVPVLVAGVPLNLATLWKLRSVRRWRESTVYLLNLVISDTLLLFSLPFKIHAYERNWELGRTFCSLLESLVYVNVYGSILLCVCIAADRYVALRFAFAARHLRSPLKASLVCLLIWVLVFSCSYPVYELHHSNATSGNSNGTSDHCFQNFSNVTWNKWKIVVAMETVFCSSALAMVFFSVQVVRVLRELRRRNPGDPKLRNNKSVKIVLSNMLVFLVCFIPYHIAALLYFSYKKGAWQGAGPSLRNFVHSSLCLSSVNCLADGACYYFILKENLHTAKLERRATIHTVHTHGDLGHSFTHRLPGQMPEEDGGVQREKNESKRLHSEEQTMMNFRSLWSKKRSYSFT, encoded by the exons ATG GATGTGGACACGAGCAGCCCACACTGCCTGActgcctgcagtgtgtgtgtgtgtgtgtgtgtgtgtgtgtgtgtgtgcacgtgcgaGATGTCTGGCGGTGGTGAATGGGTACGGTGGCTGCAGCTGTCGGTGTACGTGCCGGTTCTGGTGGCAGGTGTTCCGCTGAACCTGGCGACGCTGTGGAAGCTGCGGAGCGTCCGGCGCTGGCGCGAGTCGACCGTCTACCTGCTGAACCTGGTGATCAGCGACACGCTGCTGCTGTTCTCTCTGCCCTTCAAGATCCACGCCTACGAGCGGAACTGGGAACTCGGACGCACCTTCTGCTCGCTGCTGGAGAGCCTGGTGTACGTTAACGTGTACGGTAGCATCCTGCTGTGCGTGTGCATCGCTGCCGACCGATACGTCGCCCTGAGGTTTGCGTTTGCGGCGCGGCACCTTCGCTCGCCGCTGAAGGCCTCCCTGGTCTGCCTGTTGATCTGGGTGCTGGTGTTCTCCTGCAGCTATCCGGTTTATGAACTGCACCACAGCAACGCCACGTCCGGCAATTCCAACGGGACATCCGACCACTGCTTTCAGAATTTCTCCAATGTCACCTGGAATAAGTGGAAAATTGTGGTCGCCATGGAGACGGTGTTCTGCAGCAGCGCATTGGCCATGGTGTTCTTCTCTGTGCAGGTGGTCAGGGTACTGCGGGAGCTCCGCAGGAGAAACCCGGGCGACCCCAAGCTGCGCAACAACAAAAGTGTGAAGATCGTCCTCAGCAACATGCTGGTGTTCCTAGTGTGCTTCATCCCCTACCACATCGCAGCACTGTTGTACTTCTCCTATAAAAAAGGGGCGtggcagggggcggggccaagtCTTCGCAATTTTGTGCACAGTAGTCTGTGCCTGAGCAGCGTGAACTGTCTTGCCGACGGTGCGTGCTACTACTTCATCCTAAAGGAGAACCTGCACACCGCGAAGCTGGAGCGCCGCGCCACCATACACACCGTACACACTCACGGTGACCTGGGGCACTCCTTCACACACAGACTCCCCGGACAGATGCCGGAGGAGGACGGCGGCGTTCAGAGGGAAAAGAACGAATCTAAACGTCTCCATAGCGAAGAACAAACGATGATGAACTTTAGAAGCCTTTGGTCTAAGAAGAGAAGCTATAGCTTTACATGA